A window of Gavia stellata isolate bGavSte3 chromosome 29, bGavSte3.hap2, whole genome shotgun sequence contains these coding sequences:
- the MAP7D1 gene encoding MAP7 domain-containing protein 1, which translates to MERSRAGREPQPQPAQGKPPSLMGDSVPPATSPPPSPGDALQGERTPPQQDRPVPPAVVPSGQPVSPVPPAVTPSKKTIPPVPAAVTPSRQPVCPGQPVSPIPTAVAPSAESIPPWCDRSPPGHPRSPAMEHPKEEASPHAAGQPVPVPAAAAPCPAETLSHGSDPPAMAAGGGAPSDAKSPPSSAAGLSKDVPPQSDRTTPAAASPAPAASPRPKQDAQKAQARHKQAKERREERAKYLAAKRVLWLEKEEKARLLREKQLEERRKRLEEQRLKAEKRRAVLEERQRQKLEKNKERYEAAIQRSAKKTWAEIRQQRWSWAGALHHGSPAHKDGASRCSVSAVNLPKHVDSIINKRLSKSSATLWNSPSRNRSLQLSPWESSIVDRLMTPTLSFLARSRSAVTLAGNGKEQVPVCPRSASASPLSPCHNHRLQHRCWERRKGTTGSPDVTPRHRAESSPKKKEKKEKERENAKERSALSRERSLKKRQSLPAAQPRLLPAADSSPGSKNRPASPATPKVRPASPSPALGSPHKPPLPRSAHSSPKVRARAREERGEQEGQVKARERKEEERGPAPPALPEPPKVSAETTAAPPAPAAPGPVPATPPGRPPAGTTDREEAARLLAEKRRQAREQREREERERREQEERERRLQEERAQQAAEEQTRREALARQREEERRLQEEREAQERARAEREETERLQRQREEAEARAREEAERQRLEREKHFQREEQERLERKKRLEEIMKRTRKSDAADAKKKEDKKVMNGKVAEQEDVPGHEKRTGPMPKEEELPETETPSTGTPGGPKGLAGEGLQPSSPAKEVASPASLVNGVQPGKHENGFSGTEGSQELLELSHHGSSPSSIIPFGDKEPFLKQAVVKPPQVTEVL; encoded by the exons GGAAGCCACCATCCCTGATGGGAGACAGCGTGCCCCCCGCCACCTCACCGCCCCCCTCGCCTGGGGATGCCCTGCAGGGAGAGCGCACCCCCCCGCAGCAGGACCGACCCGTCCCTCCAGCTGTCGTCCCCTCTGGACAGCCCGTCTCGCCCGTCCCTCCAGCCGTCACCCCCTCCAAAAAGACCATCCCGCCTGTCCCTGCAGCTGTGACCCCCTCAAGGCAGCCTGtctgccccg GACAGCCCGTCTCCCCCATCCCTACAGCCGTGGCCCCCTCGGCAGAGAGCATCCCCCCATGGTGTGACAGGTCCCCTCCTGGGCACCCCCGGTCCCCTGCGATGGAGCACCCCAAAGAAGAGGCATCGCCCCACGCTGCCGGGCAGccggtccctgtccctgctgccgCTGCCCCTTGCCCAGCAGAGACACTGTCCCACGGGAGTGATCCCCCGGCCATGGCTGCCGGTGGAGGGGCCCCCTCCGATGCCAAGAGCCCCCCAAGCAGTGCGGCCGGGCTCTCGAAGGACGTGCCCCCCCAGAGTGACCGCACCACCCCGGCTGCAGCCTCACCGGCTCCTGCCGCCAGTCCCAGGCCCAAGCAAG ATGCCCAGAAAGCCCAGGCGAGGCACAAGCAGGCAAAGGAGCGGCGCGAGGAGCGGGCCAAGTACCTGG CCGCCAAGCGAGTGCTGTggctggagaaagaggagaaggccaggctgctgcgggagaagcagctggaggagcgcCGCAAACGCCTGGAGGAGCAGCGGCTGAAGGCGGAGAAGCGCCGCGCCGTCCTGGAGGAGCGGCAGAGgcagaagctggagaagaaCAAG GAGCGCTACGAGGCGGCGATCCAGCGGTCGGCCAAGAAGACGTGGGCAGAGATCCGGCAGCAGCGGTGGTCCTGGGCTGGGGCCCTGCACCACGGCTCCCCCGCACACAAGGACG gTGCGAGCCGGTGCTCGGTGTCCGCTGTAAACCTCCCCAAACACGTCGACTCTATAATCAACAAGCGGCTCTCCAAATCCTCCGCCACCCTCTGGAACTCTCCCAGTAGAA ACCGGAGCTTGCAGCTGAGCCCGTGGGAGAGCAGCATCGTGGACCGGCTGATGACGCCCACCTTGTCCTTCCTCGCACGCAGCCGGAGCGCCGTGACGCTGGCTGGGAACGGCAAGGAGCAGG TGCCCGTGTGCCCCCGCTCGGCCTCCGCCAGCCCCCTCAGCCCCTGCCACAACCACCGCCTGCAGCACcgctgctgggagaggaggaaggggaccACCGGCAGCCCCGACGTGACACCGCGCCACAGGGCCGAGTCCTCGCCT aagaagaaggagaagaaggagaaggagcgGGAGAATGCCAAGGAACGCAGCGCTCTGTCCCGTGAGCGCAGCCTCAAGAAGCGGCAGTCGCTGCCAGCGGCACAGCCccggctcctgcctgcagcagacAGCAG CCCTGGCTCCAAGAACCGTCCCGCAtcccctgccacccccaaaGTCCGTCCAGCgtcccccagcccggccctCGGCTCTCCCCACAAGCCACCCCTGCCCCGCAGCgctcactcctctcccaaggTGCGGGCCAGGGCTCGGGAGGAgcggggggagcaggagggccAGGTGAAGGCACGcgagaggaaggaggaggagcggggcccggcccccccggccctccccgaGCCCCCCAAGGTGTCCGCAGAGACAACAGCAG cccccccggcccctgcagcccccggtcCCGTGCCAGCCACCCCCCCAGGCAGACCCCCAGCCGGCACCACGGACCGGGAGGAGGCTGCCCGGCTGCTGGCGGAGAAGCGGCGCCAGGCCCGCGAGCAGCGGGAGCGTGAGGAGCGGGAGCGCCgggagcaggaggagcgggagag GCGGCTGCAGGAGGAGCGGGCGCAGCAGGCAGCGGAGGAGCAAACCCGCAGGGAGGCCCTGGCACGACAGCGGGAGGAGGAACggaggctgcaggaggagcgCGAGGCCCAAGAGAGAGCACGGGCCGAGCGGGAGGAGACAGAGCGGCTGCAGAGACAG AGGGAAGAGGCTGAGGCGAGGGCACGCGAAGAGGCCGAGCGGCAGCGCCTGGAGCGGGAGAAGCACTTCCAGCGTGAGGAGCAGGAGCGGCTAGAGAGGAAGAAG CGCCTGGAGGAGATCATGAAGAGGACGCGCAAGTCGGACGCAGCGGATGCCAAG aagaaagaggacaagaaggtgatgaACGGGAAAGTGGCTGAGCAGGAGGATGTCCCAG GCCATGAGAAGCGTACAGGGCCGATGCCAAAGGAGGAGGAACTCCCCGAGACGGAGACTCCGAGCACAGGGACTCCGGGGGGGCCAAAGGGCCTAGCGGGCGAGGGGCTGCAGCCAAG ctccccgGCCAAGGAGGTGGCATCCCCGGCATCCCTGGTGAACGGCGTGCAGCCTGGCAAGCACGAGAACGGCTTCTCGGGCACGGAGGGGTcgcaggagctgctggagctctcCCACCacggcagcagccccagcagcatcaTCCCCTTTGGTGACAAGGAGCCCTTCCTCAAGCAGGCCGTGGTCAAGCCCCCCCAGGTGACAG AGGTGCTGTGA